The nucleotide sequence ACATTATACGGATCGGCCAGGATGGCGGCATCACCGGCTACCTCGGGCATGGATGTGTTGTTGCCTGCTATGATGGGCCTCCCTGTCGCGTTAGCTTCAACTATGGGCAATCCAAAACCTTCATACGTGCTGACAAAAGTCACCAGGTCGGATTCCCGGTATAAATCCATCACTTTTTCGTAACTGATATCGTAATGGTTTTCATATACGATACCATGTTCTTCAAGCAAGGCTTTCTGGTGGTCACGCAGTCTACCCAGGATGGTCAGTTTTACCTTCATTCCCGATATGGCCCGGATGATGTTTTCGAGGTTCTTGTTATGTCCTGTGCCCATCTGCAGGATGTTGGGCTGTTCCGTATTGAATTTTTTCGGGGAATATCTGATCTGCGGTGAAACACAGTCGTGGATCACTACTACTTTCTCGGGATTGATTTTTACTGCCTCCAACAGTTCTTTCCGTGTATTTTCGGAGATAACCGTGATATATTTAACGCACCGTGCCGGCATGGTATACCAGAAATGCTTCAGGATGCGGTGTTTGATGCCACTGCTGCGCCTCAAAGCAACCAGGTCGTGGATGGTGAGGATGGTACGGCGGCGTTTGAGCATTTTTGCAATGTAATGCACATCACCCGTGATATGATTTACCTGTCCCTGCGACCTGCGGACCTGCATCACGTTGAATAACCGTGGCAAAAGACCTTTGCTGTGGTGTTTCATCACGCAGTTCCTGAATGAAATATTTTCGGGCAACGATGACTGGATGAACCCAAACAGCTCTTCAATACTGTGGTTCCCCTGAAAGGGCTTCCTGAAAAAATATACTACGTTTATCTTTTCTTCCATTACATTCGGATTTTAAAAATGCTTTTAGAGACGTAGAAGACCACAAAGATCACCATGGCCGATTTTACCAGGTGGTTAATGACGATAGCGAAGTCGGTTTCCGCTTTGATGACCTGGAAAAACAACAGGGGAAGCCATAGGATCAGTGTCGGGTTGTTATGCGAGAGCTTTATGATCAGTACGATGATCCCATTATACAATAAGCCAAGGATCAGCATGAACAGGATGCCTCCGGTAACCCCGAAGTTCCCGTAAGCTTCGCCAATGATACTCAGGTTCATGGATGTACCCTTGGCCAGTTCTATCCCTGTGAAGCGCTCAAAATTCTCATGCCCGCCGGCTTTGGCTTTCGAAGGGGCCAAAACCCTGGGTAAAAGAGCAGCCGATATGGCATTTTTTACGGTTTCCCCTTTGACAAAAGTATTACGGCGGGGAATGTGATCCATGATGCGGGAGATGATCCAGCCCTGGTTCAGACGGGCCCCGGCATTGTTCAGCACCTCTTCCTGAAAAAGATAGCGGGGATCGGTCAGCCTCTGGAAAAGTATATCCTGGAAAATCTCGGTATTGCTCTTGTTGCTGGTGGAATACCAGGTGAGATAGCGGTATTCTTCCTTGATGGATTGGATCAGTAACATGACAACAATGCCGGTGACCATGATGGTAATTTTCACCCCCATCCCCATTTTTACGATGAATGCAACGATCAGGAAAGTAAACAACATCCAGATGATCAATTCATGAAACATGCCGATAGCTACGGAATTAAGAATGAGAGCACCCATCACTGCACCAAAGACTATCCATTTGCTAAAACTTTTATCGGCAAAAAGGACAATGAAAATACCTACAAACTGCATATTTCCCAGCAGGTAGAAGAGAAAGGCAAGGCTTCCGGGTACAAATTTGCTCATGAATGAAAACAGCAAACCGATCCCGATGAGAATATACCCTAACGATTTCCTGTTTTGAACGAAGTTTTCGAGAACTTCAAATTGTTCTTTTCCTATGGTGCGCTCGCGGGCTATAGGCAGGTACATTCCTATGATAAAGATGAACGTTCCTGTGAAGACATAATTCATGTATACTTCTTCGCTTACCGACATATAGTAAAGCGGGTGTTCAGGAAGGAAGTTATAGGCCAGGATAGGGCCAACCAGCCATTGCAATGCCGCGATCAGGGCGATCACGTCGCGTATTTCTATTTTGTTGCCAATATCATTCACGAACTTCATGAAGATCACCAGGGAAAGTGCCAGACCTGCGCTGGAAAGGAAATACATCCCGGAAAAAACCTCCAGCAGCAGGTAAAGCAGTAACCCGCTACCGGCAATGATGATATTTTTTTGCGAGATGTACATTTTAGCGTATCAGATTTTCCCAAAAGCCGTCAGAATACCTTTTTCAAAGCCTTCCATCGTTTTTTCATAACTCCAGCTACTGATGATCCTGCGCGATTCAGCCCCCATGTTGGCTGTTATTTCATGTGTCCGGAGCCCGGATAGTTTTGCGGTCAGTTCTTCGGCGTTTCCTGCCTCAAAAATATAACCATTTTTGCCATTTTCTATCAGGTCGATGGCACAACCTGTCTTACTGCTGGCGACGACAGCCCGTTCGCACGACATGGCTTCGTTGATGACCAGTCCCCAGGTCTCCCCAGGGCCTCGTGAAGGCAAACAGATGACATCTGCCATGTAATATACCGCCGGCATTTCACTTTGGTTCCTGAAACCCATGAAATGTATGTTTCCTGCTCCGGTCGAGGCGGCTCTCATCTGTTCCTCCAATATCCCGTTTCCTACAAAGAGAAAATGCAGGTGCCTGCAATCAGGATGCAAGGCGGCGTTGATCAGCAGGAGTGGATCTTTTTTGGGCTGGAACTTACCGGTAAAAGCCACCAGGATGGCATCTTCCGGGATCCCGGCCTCTTTTCTCATAACTTTGGCCTTTTCCCGGTAATCTCCGTTATGGTCATAAAACCGATTGTTGTCGATGGAATGCGGGGCAAAGAACAGCCTGGCGGGAGGGATCCCATGCTTTTCAAAGTAACGTTTATTGTTTGTGCCAACGTAAAAAGCATAATCCGTATGCCGGTAAACCCATTTCAGAAATATCCTGCGAAGTTTTTGTTTATAGCCTCCGGTTTCGTCGAGCAGGGTTGAGTCGCCACGGAAAAACACCGGGATACGGCCTTTGAAATAGCGCATGGCCTTCAGGTGGCTCTTGAAGTTCCAGCCATAAACCAACAGGGCTTGTGCCCCCCAGTCGCGGATAGCCGCTATAAGTCCCGGGTTTACCATCCCGCTGAAATGACCGGTACCCGGACGATTTGAGATATTCTCAACAAATTCATATTCATAACCATCCAGCAATGGGATATCCCATTGTATGGTCTTGCCAAAGTCTTTATCCTCGACCTTTTCCATGCTCTGGCTCCAGGTGTAGAACACCCTGGGCAGGATAAGGTCTGATCCGCTCAGAAGCTTGAACAGGGGCGCATTGTATTGGATGGGATGCGTACTTATGATCGCCAGTTTTATCTTTTCTGCCATGCTGTTAAGGTTTTTTCAAAGAATTCAACCTGTCTGCGTGTCATCTCCCTCGCCGAATAAGGCTCGAACTCCTTCCAGTTGGTGTCAGGCGTAAAGGGCAGTTTCTCCAGGATATGGTTTAGCGCCTCGAGAACATCCCTGCTTACTTTTTCCGGAGTATCTCCTGCGGTGAAGGTCACACACTCACCGGCACGGGTCCTGCCAAGTATCTCAACAACCGAACTGCTGCCGTCGAAGACTGCCAGCAGCGGTCTTTTACTCAGGATATACGGGTAGAGCTTGGAAGCTGTGTATTGTGCATCGGTCGAACCGGGTATGAAAACCATGTCGGCTTCCCTTAGCACATTCATGGCTTCAAAATAAGGCAGACGGTCGGTTATCTCCTGCACCAGGTTTGGGATACCTACCTCCCCGGCAATGGGTTCAATGGTTTTTATTCCTTTGCCATCAAGGGCATAACTGGTCCCTATGAAATACATCCTGATCCGTTTGTAGAGTTCAGGATTGCGGTCAAGGCCCTCTTTAACTGCCAGAAATGCAGATTTCAGGGCAAAATACATATCGTGCCCCCCCCTTCCTATGTAAACCGTATGGATGTTCCCGTCGTCTTTTTTAAACAGTTTGTTTTCCAGTGCAAGCTTATCAAGGACATCGAAGTCGATGGATGCTCCGCCGAAAGGGATTACGGTACACATTTCCTGCGTAATGTTCTGATAGCGTTCCATCAGCGTTTTCGGATACCCATCGGAGACGGAAATGATACCGTTCACCTTTACCATGGTTTTGGCTTCCAGGTATTTTGCCATAGGATAAGCAATCCGGAACTTGGGCGGTCTTTTGTCTTTCGGAACCGTAAGGTAATAATCGTTGCGCCAGGGATCCTGCATGTCGATGATAAATGGGATGCCATATTTTTTTTGCCAGCATGGACCAAGTGTCATCACCGGAAAAGCAGTCGTACTGAAATAAACAAGGTCGAATTGTTTCTTTTTCATCAGCTTTTTTACCAGCTTCCTGTAGTACCAAAGGGAACGGTACCCAAGGTTTCCCAACCCGAATTTCCTTGTCCACCGGGTATTGAAAGCCGGGATGCGATATATCTCAATATCATCGGGGATGGTCTCCAGCAACCATGGATCCTGGCCCATTTCAACGTACTGTGGTTCAACGGCTATGACCGTGGGGTTCCATCCCATTTCCCGGAAATACGGAAGGGATTGCCTTACCCGGTGCATATCGGCTGCGTTAATGGGAGGGAAGTTGGGTGAGATGATCAGTAATTCCTTCATGTTTCGGGTGTTAAATCAGTTTCTCTATCCATCCTGTAAGCTTTTTCTCCTGTACTTCCCAGCAAAAAGTCTGTTTCGCGTATTCAAGCGCCATTTTCCTTGAACGCTCCAGCTTGCCGCGGTCTTCCAGCAACAGTGTTATGTTGTGTGCCAGTTCGTTCTCATCCTTGTTACCAAACAGGAAAACGCTTTCAGGCGCCAACCGTGCCACTTCCTGCTGACCGGCTGTATCGGATGCGATCACAGGCAATCCGGCCAGGAGGTATTGTAAGATCTTATTGGTGATGGTCAGGTTGCGGCTGTCGGGTGTGTATTCTTCCAGGGCAAGGCCAATATCATGCTCGGCAATCCTGGATAGTAATTCCTTGTGTGGAACCAGGGGGTGGATAAACAATCCATGCTCTTTGCCGGCGGGCAGGATACTTCTGAGTTTGTTTTCATAATCGGGACGGCAGTTGCCTCTCAGATGCAGGTCGACCGGGGTTTTTACCTTATTGAGTGCCCCAACCAGGAACTCCAGCCCCCTGCCGGGCCCAATGGTTTGCGAATACCAGTGGATAGACGGCTTATCGCGATTGATGCGATCAAGATACTTCCCATCCAGCCATTCTCTTTCTGCCCAGGGAAATACGTTATACAGGACCTCAGCTTGTTTCCCACCGTAAAACTCCTGCATACCTCTGGCCATGCTTTCAGATGTTGTGTAAACCAGGGGGGAATGGTTCAATGCATATTTTTCGTGAGCAGAAAGAAGTTTCAGTGGACGGTAGCGGTTGGCCGAAGGCAGCAGGTCGTGCGAATACCAGTCTTCCAGGTCAAATGCAACCCTGAAGCCTTTTTTCAGCAGCTTACATCCGATCACGGTGGCCATCTCCTGATGACAGGTGTAAAGATCTGCCTTCTGAGCAACAGCCGCGCGCAGATTCCTGTGAAAGCCATATCCCAGTGATTCCACATTCTCCCATTTCAACCTGCTGATCATCTCCGATGCTATCCTTCTGACCATCCGGGTTTTCATGTTGTGCCACTTTCCGGTCTGCCCGGGGATGATATTTTCAACCCCTCTCAATTCGATGCCTTCATCAATCAGGGTAAGATCTTCCAGGCGCTGTGCCTCATTGGTGAAGGTAGTGAGAATGGTAACCCTGTACCCCGCTCGGTGCAAGGCATTGGCTTCTTTTACAACCCGTGGGTTACGACAGAGATGGCTTTGTGTGAGTATGCAGATGTGTTTCATAACCTGGGTTATTTTTTCCTGTGAATAAGCTTTTTATGATAGTGGTAAGAAACGTATTTTGCCACTTTCCAGCCAAAGATCTTTTTGATCAATTCAATTGCTTTGCCGCCGAGGACGGGCATTCTGGGTTTTTGTCCCTGGGCTTTGATTTTTCTCAGGATATCGCGGGTCAGGTCGGGATACTGTGGCCAGGTATTGATGGCGATGTCGAAAAGTTGTGTAGCAATAGCTTTTCTTACACCGGCGTCGTCCTTTTTTTCCAGGAGGTAGCTGCTTTTCTTTTCCAGGGCATACAGTGCGCTTTCCAGGTTTTTCCTTTTGAAGGATTGTCCGGCCACATTGCGCCCGTAAATGTATTTACGGTAATAGTTCACTCCTTTTGTGAAACATAAGCCTTTGCTTAACAGAACGGCCCGTGCAAAATATTCCCCGTCCTGGTCGAGCAGGATGCTTTCATCCCAGGGCCCGCAACGGTCGGTGATATCCCTTGGTGTGAGCCATGCACTGGTCTGCACCATCGAAGTCTTGCCATCCCCACCCCAAAGCCGGGTAAGAAAGGAAGCCGGATCATCGGTGTCGTAAAGGAAAAATGATTCATCCGGAAGAGGTTGCTGATAAGGATCCTGGCCATCGAAAAAATGCACGGTTGTACACATGGCCAGCTTTCCGGGTTCCTTTTCGAGAGCAACGACCTGGGATTCGATCTTGTTAGGACTTAAAAGATCATCGGCATCAAGGAATTGAAGATATTTCCCTTTGCTTAACCTTATCCCGTGGTTGCGTGCTGCACAGGCTCCGCTGTTTTCCTGGGTTATCACTTTTACCCTGGGGTCGTGCACGAAACCCCCGGCTATCGCTGCCGTGTCATCCTTCGAACCGTCGTCCACCACAATGACTTCCAGTTCGGGATAGGTTTGTTCCAGGCATGAGCCAATGGTTTCGGCAATCCTGGAACCTGAATTGTAGGCAGGGATGATGATAGATACCAGAGGACGGGCGATTCCTGTCATAAATAGAATTTAAATGTTCAAATACTTTTTTCGGTATGCTTCAAATTTTCCCTTGCGTATGTATCCTATATAGGGTTTCCTGTAATTCATCCTGACAAGTTTTTCAGGATCCAGGCTCTTAATGAATTTTGCCGGGTTGCCGGCAATGATGCAATTCCCTTCGGGAAAGGATTTTGTAACAACCGAGCCTGCTCCAACCACGGTAAGGTCTCCCAGCGTCACGCCCGGCATGATCATGCTGTTCATGCCTATCCAGCAATAGCTTCCTATGCGTGTCTCTTTTGAGAACTGCTTCATATGCTCATATATCTCGTGACCACCGCTGAGTATGCCGCAGTTCTGGCCGATGAAAGTGTAATCTCCGAAGTACAGCTTCCCGGATCCCTGGATATAACACCCCGGAATAAAACCGGGATTCGTCCCGACACCCACCAGGATGTTTTTTGCCCCCAGGATGCGGCTGGTAAAGTGGGTAGGCCAGTAAGCCTCACGGTTGTACCCCAGCACTTTCTGCTTGTACCAGCGGTTGAAGGAGATACGGTCGTTCTGGTCCTGTGTATCCCGGATGAACCGGAAATAGGGCAGGCGTGTGATCATCCATACAAAGATCCTGAATGGATTGGATACGACATGCCTGATTTTCTCAGAAGTTATTCTCATTTAGTATTGGTTTTTCAGTTATTCCATCAGTGTTTGCCGCTAACTCTGCGAACGATCTCACAGAAACTCATTCCTGATTCTTTCTTCAATGCCCTGGCGGTACGGATGGAGTGATTCTTTCCAACACCCAGGATGTACCTGGCTTCGTTCCATTTTACCTTCCTCAGGGCTTTTTCCCGGTCTTCATTGTTTAGCGGGCAATCGGGATCCTGAAGCATTTCTTCGGAGCAACGCAGGTATTTGAATGGCACGGTGAAATCGGTACGGTTGACCTGCATCTCCTGTTCCTCATGTTCCCTGTACCATACTACACCCTGGGGACCCAGAACTACCGGGTATTTCCTGGAAATTATATGCCAGAATTCAAAGTCACCAATGAAGCGTTTTCCTGTAAACCCCCCAATATCGTCAAAGGCCTTTTTTAATATTATGGCCGATAATGGAGCTTTATGGAAGAGACGCTCTTTGAAATAATGTCTCTGGTATGCCTGCTCCGGTGTCAGGAGATAAGGGTAAAGCCTCTCTTTATCCTGGGGCAGGGAAAACAACCCGTATCCGGCTTCCGGGAACTGCTCCATCATGGATACCATCACCTGCAGGCCCGTTGGATAGATCATGTCGTCGGCATCGACATATTTGATGTATTTCCCTTTGGCCAGGCCGGCTGCTTTCATCCGGTTCGGATAGTCGCCCAGGTTCTTTTCGTTGATAAACAAATGTACGCGGGCATCCATCTTTTCATACTTGCGAATGATCTCTACAGAGCCGTCTTTCGACTGGTCATCCACAAGAATTAACTCAAAATTTTCGTATGTCGATGCCAGTATGCTTTCAATAGCAGCTGCAATATACTTTTCACGGTTGTAAACCGTGGTGAGTACGCTAACGAGCGGATTTTCCCCGGTATTTGCCATAGTTATAAGGTTTTTGGTTTGTTTTGTACTCCCTGTGGGGGTAAGCCCACCTTTCTTTTTAATGCTTTTTCGATACCTTCCATCCCCTGGAAACGACTGATCAAAGAGAATTGCCATGTTGCCCAGGCCCTGGCCATGATGATGTTCAGATTATATCTCCACCAGTAACATTTTTCCTTTCGGCTCATGGGCAGCCTTCGGATACGCACACTCATCACCGCCAGCTTTTTGATCACATTTCCTGAAAAACGGATGTAATTAAAAAATTTATATGTCTGATAATGAATGATAAAAGTCCTTTTAAAGTAGAAACGGAAATTCTGGTGATGATAATGATATACCCTGGCTGAGTAGTCATACACAATAGCATATCCTGCCGATAATGCATCGCGGGCCCAAAGGGTATCCTCGCCGAAAGAGATATGATGAAATGGTATTTTTTCCAGGAACTCTTTGCGATACATGGCGTTCACATCGTCCCAGTTGCAGTAACTGTGTTGTTCTTTTCCTGGCATACGCTCAAATACGGCAGGATCTTCAAAGCGGTAACATATTATGTCGGCTTCACCCCGCGGTTTGAACCACTGAAGGGGGTTTTTATCCGCATCATGCCTGACAATCTGCTGTCCGCACACACCGGCAACCTGCGTATCATCGAAATGCTTCAGCATGGTCTCAAGCCATTTATCATCAGCAGGGGTAGCGTCCTGCACGGTCATAACCACAAAACGGCCTTTCGACAAACTTACCCCAAGGTTACGCGTGCTGCCGTGATTGAATTCCCGGGGTTCGATCTGGTGCACCTTCAGGGGGTATGTCTCCAGTATCTCCAGGGTTCCGTCGTTTGACCCGGAATCGATCACAATCACCTCCGTGGAACTGATCAGGGTTTGAGAAAAGATCCCATCCAGGCAGGAACGAAGAGTGGAACTGCCATTTTTCACAGGGATCACTATGCTTATCAGCACATCACTATTTTCTGATGATTTCTTCATAAAACGCGTCAACTCTTTGTTTCCATGAATTTTCTTCCAGGAATTGACCGGCATCTCTGGGCCGGATATTTCCTTTTACAATGTCGTTAAGGATGCGATCCATCTCTTCCGCATCTTTTGCAAGGTAAAGCAATCCATCAAAGTCTTCTACCAGGAAGGGATGATATTCGAGGCTTACCACCGGGGTGCCGGCAGCCAGGTATTCGTAAATCTTCATGCTGTCGACATCCAGCCAGGACTCGTTCCTGTATAGATTAAGCCCTGCCGTAAATGATTTTATGGTTTCCGGTACG is from Bacteroidota bacterium and encodes:
- a CDS encoding glycosyltransferase family 4 protein: MEEKINVVYFFRKPFQGNHSIEELFGFIQSSLPENISFRNCVMKHHSKGLLPRLFNVMQVRRSQGQVNHITGDVHYIAKMLKRRRTILTIHDLVALRRSSGIKHRILKHFWYTMPARCVKYITVISENTRKELLEAVKINPEKVVVIHDCVSPQIRYSPKKFNTEQPNILQMGTGHNKNLENIIRAISGMKVKLTILGRLRDHQKALLEEHGIVYENHYDISYEKVMDLYRESDLVTFVSTYEGFGLPIVEANATGRPIIAGNNTSMPEVAGDAAILADPYNVEEIRAGIEKIIQDADFREDLIRKGLKNVERFRPEYIARKYAGLYEKLLKEL
- a CDS encoding glycosyltransferase; the encoded protein is MKHICILTQSHLCRNPRVVKEANALHRAGYRVTILTTFTNEAQRLEDLTLIDEGIELRGVENIIPGQTGKWHNMKTRMVRRIASEMISRLKWENVESLGYGFHRNLRAAVAQKADLYTCHQEMATVIGCKLLKKGFRVAFDLEDWYSHDLLPSANRYRPLKLLSAHEKYALNHSPLVYTTSESMARGMQEFYGGKQAEVLYNVFPWAEREWLDGKYLDRINRDKPSIHWYSQTIGPGRGLEFLVGALNKVKTPVDLHLRGNCRPDYENKLRSILPAGKEHGLFIHPLVPHKELLSRIAEHDIGLALEEYTPDSRNLTITNKILQYLLAGLPVIASDTAGQQEVARLAPESVFLFGNKDENELAHNITLLLEDRGKLERSRKMALEYAKQTFCWEVQEKKLTGWIEKLI
- a CDS encoding glycosyltransferase → MTGIARPLVSIIIPAYNSGSRIAETIGSCLEQTYPELEVIVVDDGSKDDTAAIAGGFVHDPRVKVITQENSGACAARNHGIRLSKGKYLQFLDADDLLSPNKIESQVVALEKEPGKLAMCTTVHFFDGQDPYQQPLPDESFFLYDTDDPASFLTRLWGGDGKTSMVQTSAWLTPRDITDRCGPWDESILLDQDGEYFARAVLLSKGLCFTKGVNYYRKYIYGRNVAGQSFKRKNLESALYALEKKSSYLLEKKDDAGVRKAIATQLFDIAINTWPQYPDLTRDILRKIKAQGQKPRMPVLGGKAIELIKKIFGWKVAKYVSYHYHKKLIHRKK
- a CDS encoding glycosyltransferase family 4 protein, with the translated sequence MAEKIKLAIISTHPIQYNAPLFKLLSGSDLILPRVFYTWSQSMEKVEDKDFGKTIQWDIPLLDGYEYEFVENISNRPGTGHFSGMVNPGLIAAIRDWGAQALLVYGWNFKSHLKAMRYFKGRIPVFFRGDSTLLDETGGYKQKLRRIFLKWVYRHTDYAFYVGTNNKRYFEKHGIPPARLFFAPHSIDNNRFYDHNGDYREKAKVMRKEAGIPEDAILVAFTGKFQPKKDPLLLINAALHPDCRHLHFLFVGNGILEEQMRAASTGAGNIHFMGFRNQSEMPAVYYMADVICLPSRGPGETWGLVINEAMSCERAVVASSKTGCAIDLIENGKNGYIFEAGNAEELTAKLSGLRTHEITANMGAESRRIISSWSYEKTMEGFEKGILTAFGKI
- a CDS encoding glycosyltransferase, producing the protein MKELLIISPNFPPINAADMHRVRQSLPYFREMGWNPTVIAVEPQYVEMGQDPWLLETIPDDIEIYRIPAFNTRWTRKFGLGNLGYRSLWYYRKLVKKLMKKKQFDLVYFSTTAFPVMTLGPCWQKKYGIPFIIDMQDPWRNDYYLTVPKDKRPPKFRIAYPMAKYLEAKTMVKVNGIISVSDGYPKTLMERYQNITQEMCTVIPFGGASIDFDVLDKLALENKLFKKDDGNIHTVYIGRGGHDMYFALKSAFLAVKEGLDRNPELYKRIRMYFIGTSYALDGKGIKTIEPIAGEVGIPNLVQEITDRLPYFEAMNVLREADMVFIPGSTDAQYTASKLYPYILSKRPLLAVFDGSSSVVEILGRTRAGECVTFTAGDTPEKVSRDVLEALNHILEKLPFTPDTNWKEFEPYSAREMTRRQVEFFEKTLTAWQKR
- a CDS encoding glycosyltransferase family 2 protein; this encodes MANTGENPLVSVLTTVYNREKYIAAAIESILASTYENFELILVDDQSKDGSVEIIRKYEKMDARVHLFINEKNLGDYPNRMKAAGLAKGKYIKYVDADDMIYPTGLQVMVSMMEQFPEAGYGLFSLPQDKERLYPYLLTPEQAYQRHYFKERLFHKAPLSAIILKKAFDDIGGFTGKRFIGDFEFWHIISRKYPVVLGPQGVVWYREHEEQEMQVNRTDFTVPFKYLRCSEEMLQDPDCPLNNEDREKALRKVKWNEARYILGVGKNHSIRTARALKKESGMSFCEIVRRVSGKH
- a CDS encoding glycosyltransferase: MKKSSENSDVLISIVIPVKNGSSTLRSCLDGIFSQTLISSTEVIVIDSGSNDGTLEILETYPLKVHQIEPREFNHGSTRNLGVSLSKGRFVVMTVQDATPADDKWLETMLKHFDDTQVAGVCGQQIVRHDADKNPLQWFKPRGEADIICYRFEDPAVFERMPGKEQHSYCNWDDVNAMYRKEFLEKIPFHHISFGEDTLWARDALSAGYAIVYDYSARVYHYHHQNFRFYFKRTFIIHYQTYKFFNYIRFSGNVIKKLAVMSVRIRRLPMSRKEKCYWWRYNLNIIMARAWATWQFSLISRFQGMEGIEKALKRKVGLPPQGVQNKPKTL